CCCAATGCTTGCAGCAATCCAAGCCGAAAACGCTGGAAGTGCGCATTAACGGCAAGCTGAAGCCGGGCGTTACGGCGAAGGACCTCATTCTCGGCGTCATCGCCAAATACGGCACCGACTTTGCGACAGGTTATGTTATCGAGTACACCGGCGAAGCGATTCGTTCCCTGTCGATGGAAGAGCGCATGACCGTGTGCAACATGTCCATCGAAGCGGGCGCAAGAGCGGGCCTGATCGCTCCGGACGAAACGACGTTCAACTTCCTGCGCGGACGTGAGTACGTTCCTCAAGGAGCGGCATTCGATCAAGCGGTGGAGCAGTGGAAGCAGCTCGTTACCGATCCGGGCGCCAGCTACGACCGAGTGGTCGAATTCGATGCGGACTCCTTGATCCCGCAGGTGACCTGGGGCACAAGCCCGGGCATGGGTACCGACATTACGGCGAAAGTGCCGGATCCGAAAAGCTTCGCTACGGAAAACGAACGCAAAGCGGCTGAAAAGGCGCTTGAATATATGGATTTGAAGCCGGGCACACCGATGACGGAAGTCGCTATCGACTACGTGTTTATCGGCTCCTGCACGAACGGCCGGATCGAAGACCTGCGCGCCGCGGCTGCGGTGGCTCAAGGCTATAAGGTTAACCCGAATGTGACGGCAATCGTCGTTCCGGGCTCCGGACGCGTAAAAATACAGGCGGAAAAGGAAGGTTTGGACAAAATCTTCACCGAAGCCGGCTTCGAATGGCGCGATGCAGGCTGCAGCATGTGTCTGGCGATGAATCCGGACGTTCTGCAACCGGGCCAGCGCTGTGCTTCGACGTCCAACCGGAACTTCGAAGGCCGTCAAGGCCGCGGCGGACGCACGCACCTCGTATCTCCGGCGATGGCGGCCGCAGCTGCGATCGAAGGACGTTTCGTCGACGTGCGCGACTGGAAATTCAAAGTAAAGCAAGAAGCTTAAATCATAGATCGTGAGGGGATATAACCATGGAACCATTTAAACAGCATACCGGCCTTGTGGCTCCGGTCGACCGCGTGAACGTGGACACGGACGCGATCATTCCTAAGCAATTTTTGAAGCGCATCGAGCGTTCCGGCTTCGGCCAATTCCTTTTCTTCGAATGGCGCTGGGACGAGAAGGGCAACGTCATTCCTGAATTCAGCCTGAACCAGCCACGCTACCAAGGAGCTTCGGTTCTGCTCTCCCGCGCGAATTTCGGCTGCGGCTCCTCCCGCGAGCACGCTCCGTGGGCGATTCAGGACTACGGCTTCAACGTCGTCATCGCTCCTTCGTTCGCCGACATTTTTTACAACAACTGCTTCAAAAACGGCATTCTGCCGATCAAGCTCAGCGAGGAGCAGGTGGAAGAGCTGTTCCAGCGCACCGCGAAAAACGAAGGCTACAAGCTGACGGTCGATCTGGAGAACAAAAAGATCACTGACGGCCAAGGGCTTGAAATTTCGTTCGATCTCGACGAGCACCGCCGTCAGTTCCTTCTGCAAGGTCTTGACGACATCGGTCTGACGCTCCAGCATCAGGACAAAATTGCGGCGTACGAAGCGGCTCACGCATCCCGGCTCGCCTACAAATAAGCGGAATGTCCCGGCTGTCCCGGGTAGCCTTCACAGGCTTCCTCGGGGCAGCTTTTTTTATTGAGAAAAGCATCGATTTTTGGGGAGTCAACCGCAACTTTTTGGAAAAAAATCGGTCTAATATATCGTCGGATGTTCCCGTTATTTTCAGATTTATGTCTATTTCTGTTCTTTTTTGCATGCCATACATAATCCAGAACTAACAGAGGTGTAAAATGAGGTTTTCATTCGTATTTTTCGCATTGTTCGTGACTTTGTCGATTTTGCTGTTTCCGGTTTCAGCCGGCGCTGCGGTGCAGCCCATACAGCTGTTTTTGAACGGCAAGCAGTTGACTGCGGAGGTGGCGCCGCGCATCGTGAAGGAAGGCACCACAATCGTGCCTGTGCGTATTATCGCGGAAGAGCTTGGCGCCAAGGTGCAGTGGGACGGCGATGCCCGTAAAGTGACCGTGAAAAAAGAGCAGACGAACATCGAACTGAGCATCGATCAGCCTGTAGCGGTCGTGAACAATGCGAAGGTTGCGCTTGAGGCCGCACCGGCGATCGTAGAAGGCAACACGATGCTGCCGCTTCGTTTCGTAAGCGAGCAGCTCGGCGTTAAAGTGACGTGGGACGAGCTTACACGTTCGGTATTTTTGTTCAAAAATGCAGCGTCGGCCTCCGAGCCGCAAAATGCCGACGCATCCGATAAAAGCTCGCAAAATGCGGCCCAGCCGGTCGCGAGCCGTCCCGCTGTTAGCCCGCCGAATGCCGACCAGCCAAATGCGAACAAGCCCAATACCGGGCAACCAAATTCCGGCCAACCGAATACGAATGGACAAAATACGAACTCACAAAATGCCTCTCCGCAAAACGAGCAGCCCTCAGCGAAGCCTATAGAGGCGATCGGCCCGAAGCCGGCGGAGCAGCAAAATCCGCAGAACTTGCCGAATCCGGCGGCGGGCAAACCGGAAACCGGCACGCCGGACAAGCCTGCTGGCTCGGTCGGAAACGGTGTCTCGGACAAGCCTGCAGGCACAACCGGAAACGGGACGGCGGGCGGAGGCGCGGCGACATCCTCCGATGCGGCAGCAAAGCCGGGAACGGCTGCGGGAGCGAAACCTGAGGGTACAAAACCCGCCGAAGAGAAAACGATCGTGACGGTGCAAGGAATCAGCCTGAATGCGGAGCAAATCATCGTCAAAACATCGGCAAACGGAATGAAGCCGAACATCACGAAGCTGAAAAATCCGGACCGCCTCGTCGTCGATTTTCCATATGCCCAGCTTGATCCCTCCCTGAAAGTGAACGCGGACAAGCAGGGGGAAATTGCGGTCGATCACCCGGCCATTCAAAAAATTCGTTACTCCCTATTTTCAACTGAGCCATCTATCGTTAGAATGGTAATAGATTTAAAGAGTAAAATAGTTTTGAAGCCTGCGGATTCCAAGCAGACGAATCAGTTCGTATTTGACGTAAAGCCTGCGCCGAAATATAAAGTTGTCATCGATGCCGGACATGGCGATAAAGACACCGGGGCAGTTTCCGCCACCGGCAGATACGAGAAGGACTTTACGCTCTCTATGGTGACGAAGGTGGCCAACCTGCTGGAAAAAGAGAAGGACATCGAAGTGGTCATGACGCGCAAGGATGATACGTTTCTGGAGCTCGCCGAACGGGTTGCCGTGGCCAATGACGCGGAGGCGGACTTATTTTTATCGATTCATGCGAATAAATTTTCCAATGCAACAATTCGCGGCATTGAAACGTATTATTCCAGAAAGGAAAGCGAATCCTTCGCGAACATCGTTCATCGGCAAGCTTTGGCCGGCACCGGACTTAACGACCGCAGAGTCCGGCAGTCCGATTTTTACGTGATCAAACATACGACGATGCCTGCCGTACTGCTGGAATGCGGCTATTTATCGAACAAGGAAGAAGAATCGCTTTTATATCAGGATGCGTTCCAAAACAAACTTGCCGCATCGATTGTCGCCGCCATCGTAGAGACCCTTAACTCCAATTGAAGGCTATCATCCTAAGCAGGACGGCCCGCGCCAGCGAATGCCGATGCTTACTATTTAGGAGGATTTCGATGCTCAAGAAGATGTACGTCATAGCTGCAGGCGCATGCTTGCTATTTGCGATAACCGGCTGCGGACAAGCCAAAACGGATGGGCACCACCCGGCATCGGGGAACGAATCCCAAGCTGCGCCGGCTCCCGTACAGTCCGAAGCGAAGAAACCGGTTGAAGGAAAGACGCTGAAGGCTTATTTCGGCGATGAAAACGGAGAAAAGCTGATTGAGAAGGAGATCGCCGTTTCCTATAAGCAGGATGAGGACAAGTATTTGGCCGCACTCGGTGCGCTGGCAACATCCTCGGACGCCAAGCTGGTGCCTCTTTGCAAAGGTTTTACGTTCAAGAGCGCAGTACGCTCGGGATCGGCTCTTACCGTCGATTTGTCGATAAGTCCGGAGGCGCGAAAAGGAGCTCCCGGGGAAGAGCTCGTGCTTGAAGCGCTTCGCCGCACGCTGTTTCAGTTTCCGGAAATCGAGATGGTGGACATTTTGGTGGACGGCAAGAAAGCGGAAAGCCTGATGGGGCATATGGACCTTCCTCATCCAATGAAACGTTCCTGAATGCAAATCTATGAAACTATCACTCTAATATCGCCGCTTGGGAGAGGAGCAACATAATGAACAAAAAAAATAAACGCCGCACAAAGCTTGTTGCGAGTGTGCTCACGCTGGCTATGGCCATGGGCAACACGGCGGCTTTCGCAGCCGATACGACGACGCCGGCGGGGTCGACAACCGGTACATCAGCGGGAACGACGACAAACAGCACGTCCACCAACAACAACACGTCGACCAACACGACAAATAGCACCATAAACAGCACGTCGTTAAGCAATACTTCGGTGCGCACTTCTTTTACAGATGTGGTTCCTAACACGTGGTATACGAAACACGTTACGAAGCTGGCCACGCTCGGCATTATCGAGGGATATGCGAACGGTTCCTTTTTGCCCGACAACCAGGTTTCGCAGCAGGACGCGATTATTATGGCAATCCGCATGATGGGCCTGGCCGGTGAAGTGAAAAACGCTTCATACGCGCTGCCCGTTACCGTAGACGATTATGCCAAACCTTACGTAGCGCTCGCCATTGACAAGGGACTCATCAGCGCAGCGGAGGAAACGGAAGGAACGTCCGGCTCCTCCAAAACGGCGTGGGGCTCAAAACCGGCTACCCGTGAATGGGTAGCGAAAATCGTCGTCCGCGCGGCCGGAAAGGAAGTCGAGGCGAAGCAGGTATCGTCTGTGCCTTCATCGTTCCAGGATGCGAAAGAGTTTTCCTCCTGGGCTCTCGGATACATAAATGAAGCCTATTTGCTGAAGATCGTCAACGGCATCGACGATTACAATTTCGGCCCGAAAAATGCGGTTACACGGGCTCAGATGGCGACATTTTTAAGCCGTGCCGACCAATATTTGACCAAGCGCTCCGAACGGGTCATAACGGGCTACGCCGCGGAGATTACCGATAAAAAAATTACGGTGCTCGATGCGAAAGGCCAGTCGTACGATTATACGATCAGCCCGGAAGCAGCGGTGTACAGTGCAAAAAGCGAAAATAAGATCGCCGCATCCGCGATCAAGCAAACCTACGAGGTGTACGTCGTCGCCGTTTCGGGAACGGCCTATTACATCGAGATTACGAACGACCAAGAGCGGATGGAGTCGGCGGAAGGGATACTTTCCGAGTTGTACGTCGACCAAATGATGGTATCGATTATGCAAAACGGCAAAAAGAACCTCCAGCAGCTCGCGGCAAACGTAACGGTAACGGACAAAGACGGGCGGGGGATGAGTCTTGGCTCCATCCCGATCGGAAGTAAGGTGGAGCTGAAGAGAAGCCTGCTTGTGGCGAATTCGAAAATTTCGCAAATTATCGTCAAGGAAGTGCCGATCAACAAAAAAGCCGAAGGTTCCATCGTGAACCCGAAAGACCAGGACGGCCGTATGGTATTCCTTGAGCAATCGAGCGGCAATCAGGAGACGTATGCGGTGTCAAATCGGGTTACCGTAGTGAACGTCGACGGCAGCGTCGGAGAGCTCGGCAAGCTTCGCGCGGGGGATGTTGTCGGATACGAGATCGTAAACAACGAGATCGTGTCGATAAAGGTCCATAAAGCGGCGGACTTCGGCACGAACGTTCAGGGCACGCTTACAAGCGTCAATCAGGACAAAACGATCATCACGATCAACAAAACGGGCAACACGCTGGGCGCATATTATATCGCCGACAATACGATCGTTTCCGTCGAAGGGCTGAGCAACGCCGGGATTTACGATCTGGAGGTTGGCGATCAGCTGTCGCTGGATATTCTCAATGACAAAGTCGTGAAAATTACCGTGACCAACCGATCGGTCAACGATTTGACCTTTGCCGAAATCGTCAACTACGACCCGGACCTCAAGCTGCTTACCGTTGCGCAGGAGAATGGATCGTACAGCGTTTACAAGCTGACGGATTCCACTGTATACAAATCGTTTGATCTCGATACGCCTTACGATACGTTCAAGAAATATTTGGAGAAAGGCACGCATCTTGACATCCGTGCTTCCAAAGATAAGCTGATTTCGGTATCCTTATCGCAAAATATCGACGGAACGGTGACGCAGGTCAACACGAGCGCCGATCCGGACGAAATTACGGTCCGCACAGCCGGCGGGCAAAACCTGAGATTCAATGTGACCTACGGTGCATCCATCGACGTGATCGGCAAAGGGAAAAGCGCTACGCTTTCCGACGTCAAGGTGGGGGATACCGTCAGATTGGCACTCAACCGCGATCAGGATATGGTCAACTCGATCGTTTCGAAGAAATCGGGAATCTACAAGGTACTTGTCATCAATACCGCCGATCGCCAAATCAGCGTGAAAGACGAGACGGGTACACTCTCGACCGTCACGGTGGACAACAATAACAAAATCGTTAAGGCTACGCAAACCGGCGGGACGTTCGAAGATATCGTGCTTGATGAATATGTGAAGATGTCGTTCTACGGAAGCACACTGGAAAAAGTAAACTTGATGAATACGATCCGCGGCAAGGTGACCGGCGTCGACAGCGCTTCGAGTACGGTAACGGTGCAGGACTTCTCCGGTGCAGTTCAAGTCATTCCGGTCGGTAAAAATTTTACTATTAAACTGAACGGAACGACATCCGCGGCGTTGACGAGCGTGAAAACCGGCGACCGTGTCGAAGTGATCAAAGACGGAGGCGACCAGGTGCTCATCAGTGTGGCGCAAGCGACCAAGCGCGTTGTCGCTTCCTACGATTACGTGCTCAATCAGCTTCAGCTTAAATCTACCGCGAATAACGATAAAACGACCTACAACTTCCACGCCAAAGCGTATTTGCACAGTGGAACGAACACGATAGCCCCTAATGCATTTGCCGAAAACGACGAAGTGACGGTTTATGTGCTCGACGACAAGATCATTGAAATTGAAAAATAGTTTCGCTTGCAGCACCTCGGAAGAGGTGCTGCCGTTTTTGCAACGAAATGTTAATTTTAAAAAAATGTTCGCTTTTTGTCGGTTTTAGGCATTGATTACCTTTGCGCTTTTCGTTAAACTTGGATTTAACACCCTTTAAGAAGGGGGACAGGCAATTTGGCAACAACTTCGAAGGTCCGCCACATTCTGGATACGATCGGCGGCATGTTTCCGGACGCTCATTGCGAACTGCATCATTCGAACGCTTTCGAGTTGACTATTGCGGTTTTATTGTCCGCACAATGTACGGATGAGACGGTCAACAAGGTGACAGCTACCCTTTTCCAAAAGTACAAGCGGCCGGAAGATTACTTGGCGGTGCCGCTTGAAGAACTGGAGCAGGATATTCGCAGAATCGGGCTTTTTCGCAATAAGGCGAAGAACATACAAAAGCTTTGTCAAATATTGCTGGACAAGTATAACGGGCAAATTCCCGAATCTCACGAGCAGCTGACCGAGCTGCCCGGCGTCGGACGTAAAACGGCGAATGTGGTCGTGTCCAACGCTTTCGGCGTACCGGCTATCGCAGTCGATACTCATGTAGAGCGAGTGTCCAAACGGCTGGGCCTTGCGGCGGAAGAAGATTCGGTGCTTGAAGTCGAGAAGAAGCTGATGAAAAAGGTGCCGAAGGACGAATGGACTCTCACGCACCACCGGTTGATTTTTTTCGGGCGCTACCATTGCAAGGCGCAAAACCCGCAATGCGGGGTATGTCCGCTTTTGGATATATGCAAAGAAGGAAAAAAACGTATGAAAACCGGAAACAGTAGGAAATCTAATCCATAGAGATGACGAGACAATTGGCAAAGGATGGGAATGGCTTATGAAATGCATATCTGTATATACAAATGATTTTGAAGTATTTTCCGATATTTATGAAAAGGTGCTTGCTACGCCGATCGCCGAAAACGAAGAGAAGCAAGTGGAAGGCGTGACGGTTAACGGCTCCGGCGACGTTCCGGAAAGCTACTTGGACCGTATGAAGGCGAAACCGGATGTCGTGGTGATGAAAGTGAAAAACAAGGACATTACGATTCTTCAGCATGGCGGCGTTTTCGAAATTTTTATCCCGGAACGCGAAAATATGGTACACTAAAAACCGAAGCTTCTTCGGTTTTTTTTTATTTATTTAACCTAGACGTTAGAGAGAGACGGGGAGAGACAAAAGCGAGATGAACAACGTGCTTTACAGCGGGGAACGCATACTGACGGCGCTGCAGAATATAGAGAACAACTTCGAAACGGCAGGCGACCGGGTACAAACGAGAAAAATGCGGCAGCTTCTGGACAAATCGGAAGCGCAGCGAATGTATATCGCGTTTTGCGGGCATTTTTCGGCGGGGAAGTCGAGCATGATCAACAAGCTGTGCGGGCACGAGCTGCTGCCGTCGAGCCCGATCCCGACCAGCGCAAACATCGTCAGCATTGCAAACGGGAAGCCGGAGGCGAGGGTCACCCACAGGTCTTCGGAAGATGGGGAGCATGATGGCGGAGGCGGGCCGCAGGTACATTCGATTCCGCTGGCTGAGCTGGATGCTTACTGCAAAAACGGCACGGATATCGAAACGGTGGAAATCCGCTATCCGATCGATTTTCTCGGCGAGCATGCGGCACTGCTTGACACGCCCGGCATCGACTCGACGGACGATGCGCACCATATGGCGACGGAATCGGCGCTGCATTTGGCGGATGTCGTTTTTTACGTGATGGATTACAATCATGTGCAGTCGGAAATCAACTTTGCATTTACGAAAAAAATGAAGGAACGCGGCAAACCGCTTTATTTGATCATCAATATGATCGACAAACACCGCGAGCAGGAGCTGTCGTTCGAGGAGTACAAAGAAAGCGCGCTGCAAGCTTTCCGCAACTGGCATATCGAGCCGGACGGCGTATTTTATACGTCGGTAAAACAGGAGAACCATCCGTTAAACGATTGGGACCGTCTCCTATGGACGCTAAAGGAGCTGGTCGGACGCGCCCCTCAGCTGACGGAATACAGCCTGTATTCATCGGCCGTTCATCTGGTGAACGAACATGCCAAGGCGATGGCGGACCGCACTGAGGCGGTCAAATCCGCGCTGAGAGACGAGCTCGCCGAAGACGGGGCGGAGGAAGCGCAAGCCGAATACGCGCGTCTGGCGGAGCGGCTGGAGGCGCTGAAGAAGCTTCCGGAGCAAATGAAGGAAGCGATGCGCAAGGAGGCGTCCGGCGTAGCGGAAAACGCCAATATTACGCCCGCGGCGACGCGGGATTTGGCGCACGAGTACCTGCAGAGCCGGAAACCCGGCTTTAAGGTCGGATTTTTCGCCGGGGCGGCAAAAACTGCGAAGGAAATCGAGCGGCGGCTCGAAGCGTTCCACCGCGACTTTACGGAGAAGGTGCACACGCAGCTGGAATGGCATCTTCGCGACGCGCTCAAGAAGCAGTGGAGCGCGTTCGGCTTCCGGTCCGACGATGCGGCGGGCGTCGCCGAAGAGCTGCAAGTGGAAGTGACGCCGGAGTGGCTTGCCGCTCAGGTGAACCCTGCGGCCGGTTTTACCGGCGAGTACACGCTCAACTACAGCCGGCAGATCGCCGCCGAGGCGAAGACGCTCGGCCGCAAGCGCGCGTTTGACGCCGCCGACCGGCTCGCCGAGCTCGCGGCGCAGCTGGGCGCGCCGGAGCGGGCCGCGCTCGAAGCGCAGCTCGCGGCGCTCGAGACGCGGCTTCGCGCAGTGCGCGAGCTCGAGCGGCTCGCGGGCGAGGAGGCCGCGTACCGCGAGCGGCTGCTCGCCGCGCTCGCGCCCGCGCCGCTGCCGCCGGCACTGCCGGACGCGGCCGGCTACCGCGCGCCGGCCCGCGCAGCCGCGGCGCCTGCGCCAAGCGGCGCCGCTCCGGCTGCGCCAGCCGCGCCCGCACGCGCTGCGGCGGAGCCGGCGGGCGCGTCCGCGGCACGGCCGGCGGCCGGCGCGCTCGGCGCGAGCCGGCACCGCGAGCGGCTCGCCCGCGCCGCGGAGCAGCTCGCCGCGGCGGAGCGCGCCATCGCCGGCACGGCGGCGCTCGCGCGCGTCGCGCGGGCGATGCGCGACAAGGCGGAGCGGCTGCGCCAGAGCCGCTTCACGATCGCGCTGTTCGGCGCTTTCAGTGCAGGCAAGTCGTCGTTCGCCAACGCACTGATCGGCGAACGCGTGCTGCCGGTATCGCCGAATCCGACGACGGCGGCGATCAACAAAATCATGCCGCCGGACGCCGATTGGCCGCACGGCAGCGTCAAAGTGAAAATGAAATCGCTCGAAGCGATGACCGAAGATATTTTATACTCGCTGAAGGCGCTTGGAGCCGAAAGCCCGGATCTGACGGCGGCGCTTGCGCAGATTGGCAAGCTTTCCCCGGCACACGTGACCGCCAAAGGCAAACCTCACTTCACGTTTCTGAAGGCGGTCGAGAAGGGCTGGCAAGCGGCGGAGCCGAATTTGGGACGCGAGCTTCGGGTTGGGCTCGAAGAGTTCCGCGAGTACGTAGCGGACGAAAGCAAGTCGTGCTTTGTCGATGTGATCGAGCTGTATTATGCCAATCCGCTGACCGAGCAGGGGATTGTGTTCGTCGATACGCCGGGGGCCGATTCGATCAACGCGCGGCATACCGGAGTTGCGTTCAATTACATTAAAAACGCCGACGCCATTTTGTTCGTCACTTATTACAATCACGCGTTCTCTCAGGCGGACCGGGAATTTTTGCTGCAGCTCGGACGGGTGAAGGACAGCTTTGAAATGGATAAAATGTTTTTTATCGTCAATGCGGCGGATCTTGCTTCCAGCCAGGAGGAGCTGGACGGCGTCGTCGGACACGTCGAAGCGAACCTGCTGACGCACGGCATCCGTCATCCGCGCATTTTCCCGATTTCCAGCCAAATGGCCCTGGAAGGAAAGCTTGCGGGGGACGGCGCCCTTGCCGAGCAATCCGGCATTACGGCGTTTGAGCGCGATTTCGTCAAGTTTTCGCTGGAGGAGCTGACCGATATCGCCGTCCGTTCCGCGCAGCAGGAAATTAAACGCGCGGCTGACGTGATGGGGCAGTGGATCGCCGAGGCGCGGTCCGACGCGGAGGAGCGGCAGCGCAAGGCGGCTTCGCTGCGCAGCGCCCGGCAGGAAGCGGAGCGGCTTCTGCGGCAAACCGATGCGGCGAACGACGAGAAGGAACTGGCCAAGGAAATCGACGAGCTGCTCTATTACGTGAAGCAGCGAACCTCCTTCCGGTTCGGCGAGCTGTTTAATATCGCGTTTAATCCGTCCGTCTTCCGGGAGGACCGGGGCGATGTCAGAACGCTTATGCAGACGGCTTGGGACGATCTGACGGGCATGATTGCCTTTGACCTGTCCCAGGAATCGCTCGCGACGACGCTGCGAATCGAAAACAAAATGAACGAGCTCGCCCGCGCGCGTTATGCGGAATGGGAGCGGGAAATCGCCGGGCGGGTGGACGCCTATGAGGCGGACAGCTACGAGAGCGCGAAGTTTGCGACGCCGGAGCTGAATCAGAAGCTGTCGGCGGACGACGTTTCGGGCAAATGGCTGGCAGGCTTTTTCAAAAATGCCAAAACGTTTTTCGAAGGGGACGGCAAAGCGAAGCTGAAAGGGGAGCTGGAGGCCAGGCTAACCGAACCGATCAACCGCTACGCTGCGATGCAGGCCGAGGCGCTTAAACAAGCTTACTTAAGCGAATACCGGCAATGGTTCCAGCAGCTGCGAGAGCGGCATATCGTATCGCTGGAGGAACATGTCGAAGGCTTGACCGCCGCGCTTGAAATGAAGCTGAACGAGCAGGAGCTGGAGACGCGCAAGGCGGAGCTGCTCGGTCTGCTTGGATAGGCATTGCAAAGGCCGGACAACGCGAAAAATTAATTATACCGATATTTTCAGGCTGCCAAAAACCTTGATTTCATGCGGTTTCGGCAGCCTATTTGCGCCGTTTTCATGAAAGGGCTTTCTTTGGCAACATTCGGCACCATTTGGATGAATTAGTTGGATTGTTTCTCCATTTTGTGAGCATATCGGGTTAAATGTGGCGAAACCGTGAATTATCGGAAACGGCGCTGTTGCCGCTTGCGGTGGTTGGTGTTAAGATTCATAAAAACGCTTGCAGAGCGCGCGGGAATTTCGACGCTCCGAAGGTAAGAAGGCTTTTGAAAAGCCGTCTTTTTTGCTTTTTAGGCGGTTTTTCGGGCGAAAGCCGCCCGCGTTTCTCACAACAACTGGGAGGTAGTCATGGAAGTATTCAGGCAGCTGAAGGAGTTTTACTGGCCGGAGAGGCGATTTTTGTATGCCGCT
The window above is part of the Paenibacillus hamazuiensis genome. Proteins encoded here:
- a CDS encoding dynamin family protein; its protein translation is MNNVLYSGERILTALQNIENNFETAGDRVQTRKMRQLLDKSEAQRMYIAFCGHFSAGKSSMINKLCGHELLPSSPIPTSANIVSIANGKPEARVTHRSSEDGEHDGGGGPQVHSIPLAELDAYCKNGTDIETVEIRYPIDFLGEHAALLDTPGIDSTDDAHHMATESALHLADVVFYVMDYNHVQSEINFAFTKKMKERGKPLYLIINMIDKHREQELSFEEYKESALQAFRNWHIEPDGVFYTSVKQENHPLNDWDRLLWTLKELVGRAPQLTEYSLYSSAVHLVNEHAKAMADRTEAVKSALRDELAEDGAEEAQAEYARLAERLEALKKLPEQMKEAMRKEASGVAENANITPAATRDLAHEYLQSRKPGFKVGFFAGAAKTAKEIERRLEAFHRDFTEKVHTQLEWHLRDALKKQWSAFGFRSDDAAGVAEELQVEVTPEWLAAQVNPAAGFTGEYTLNYSRQIAAEAKTLGRKRAFDAADRLAELAAQLGAPERAALEAQLAALETRLRAVRELERLAGEEAAYRERLLAALAPAPLPPALPDAAGYRAPARAAAAPAPSGAAPAAPAAPARAAAEPAGASAARPAAGALGASRHRERLARAAEQLAAAERAIAGTAALARVARAMRDKAERLRQSRFTIALFGAFSAGKSSFANALIGERVLPVSPNPTTAAINKIMPPDADWPHGSVKVKMKSLEAMTEDILYSLKALGAESPDLTAALAQIGKLSPAHVTAKGKPHFTFLKAVEKGWQAAEPNLGRELRVGLEEFREYVADESKSCFVDVIELYYANPLTEQGIVFVDTPGADSINARHTGVAFNYIKNADAILFVTYYNHAFSQADREFLLQLGRVKDSFEMDKMFFIVNAADLASSQEELDGVVGHVEANLLTHGIRHPRIFPISSQMALEGKLAGDGALAEQSGITAFERDFVKFSLEELTDIAVRSAQQEIKRAADVMGQWIAEARSDAEERQRKAASLRSARQEAERLLRQTDAANDEKELAKEIDELLYYVKQRTSFRFGELFNIAFNPSVFREDRGDVRTLMQTAWDDLTGMIAFDLSQESLATTLRIENKMNELARARYAEWEREIAGRVDAYEADSYESAKFATPELNQKLSADDVSGKWLAGFFKNAKTFFEGDGKAKLKGELEARLTEPINRYAAMQAEALKQAYLSEYRQWFQQLRERHIVSLEEHVEGLTAALEMKLNEQELETRKAELLGLLG